DNA sequence from the Trichocoleus desertorum ATA4-8-CV12 genome:
TTGCAGGAATTTGTGCAGCCAAATTTCGGCTTGGAGTTTGTCTTGCCACTGGGCGATCGCGTCTGGTTGACGTTTGGAGATCGCGGGTTCCCAAGTGGGCCAACTGGTATCTTGAAAGGCCTCTTTCAATGCCATGAACAAGGCGTAATCGTCTAGCCAGTAAGCTGTGCCTTTGCAAAACCCTTCAAATTCTTTTTGCTGTACGGCTGAAGCGTTCGTCTGAAAATTCTGCCAAGCTTTTTGCAACAGAGGCATTTTGATCTGCCGCACTTTGCCAAAGTCTACGGATGGGGGCATCTCTGGCAGTTCGGTTAAGTCTGTTTTTGCGAGGAGTCCTTTATCCCGCAGAACTTCCAGGCTAATCAGCAGATGGTTACCTGCCATTGAAGAGTAGGACGACAGGTAAGGAGAATTCCAAGGCTCGCCCGTCGGCCCTAGGGGTAGAATTTGCCAAAGTTGTTGGGCGCTGTCGGCTAAGAAGTCGATGAAGCGGTAGGCTTCTAGGCCTAAGTCACCAATCCCAAATCGGCTGGGAAATGAGGTGGGGTGCAGTAAGATGCCGCTAGCTCTGGGAAAGGGCATAGACAATCTGAAAAATAAACAGCAAACGTCCTGAATTTAGCACCCAGTCATTTCGGCTGCATCAATCCTGGGTTTTGCTCTTTGGGCAATTATGTCTATCTAAGGTTGGATAGCTAGAGGGATTTTTAATTAAAGCCACATAGAAGCGATCACCCTCTCACGGCAGGAGAAAAGCGATTAACTGAGGATCACCTTTCCTCGCTAAGTTCTAAGAGATCCTGATGTCATCGTGTATGCAGGGTTATTTTATTGTAGAAAGAGCATAACTCGTTCAGTTTGGTTGGCAAGTTGGCGGTTTGCCTGAGCACTTGAGGTAAAGCCCAACTAATGGGCCACAGTGATGAAGAAATTGCGCACTATCGACCAACTCGCTGGCGTGTTCTGTCCTCATTGCCGCGTCTCATCCTCACAGCGAAACTCAGGCACTGTTTGCAGTAATTCGACTAAAGACATGACTCTTCCTCAACCCTATCTTTAGTTTGCTTTTTCTATATCCATATGAAGCAGTCCTGCCGCTGTCGAGAGGAGAATCACTGGGCGATCCTGAAGAGGTGGTAGCGATCGCAATATGAAGTTAGCTATCTTGGAAGCTTAAATAGGGATTACGTAATGAGCAATGTCAAGCTAGGTCGATATGAACACTTTAAAGGCAAGACTTACGAGGTAATGGGAGTTGGCAAGCACTCGGAAACTGAAGAAGAACTTGTGATTTATCGACGGGTTGGTGATGATCAATTGTGGCTAAGGCCCGTAAGCATGTTTCAGGAGCATGTTCAGCATGAAGGACGCTCAGTTCCCCGCTTCGAATATGTAGAGAACCGCATGCAAGGTCGATTTGAACGTGAGAACTGAAATCCGTTCAAATGCTGAGCTAACTACTACTAATTAAAGCTAAAAATTTCGCAAAAATAACAAAACCTCAGCGATTAACTTGCTGAGGTTTTGTTTTAGTCTCTTTTGCTTACGCTCAGTCTTTTTGCTTCTGATTTTTGATGAGTGCTTGAGGCAGTCGCAGATGACCTCGTCTTGCTTTTCTCCTCAACAGAAGGGCTGGGCTAGCAAGAACAGTCCATAGATCCTGCTTCTTACTTTGCTCACGAACCTCCTTGTATATAAATGTCTCAGCACTTCCATCAGTCTTTCTACCAATTAAAATAAAGCTTCTTAGAGGAATGTCAGGTAGCTTATCAGACATTGTTTTTCATTCTCCACAAGAGCCTTATAATTTTTCTTCTATCAATAATCCAACTCAAAACCAATTGATGGACATTATTGGTTTTCATTTTTTCTAAATCTAGAATTTCATCTGTATCAACTGCGAGTAGCCCTAAAATAGAGTTTTCTTGAAATGCTGCGACTACCATAATTGCCTTAATCCCTGTATCTATTAAGTTTTGGTTAACGGAAGATAAAGTTACGTAGGTACTAGGGAATTTAGACCTATTGGATGTATCAACAAACTCAACGTGGTACTCACTGGCTTTAAGAAAAGTATACCCTATACCTCCTTCTTTCAAAATAAAGCTTGCTTCTAATTCTCTCTTATCAATATTTTTGGTCTTGCATACCATTTGGAGTCTCCATCTAAGTACACCAGTTCTAACGGGTAAAAAGATAGACAATCGAACTTTGCCAGTTAGATTAAACTTTTTTGTGATCCTCGTGCCTAATTCATTCAGTTCATTTTCTATTGCTGGCACAATAATATCTTTAGTTGTTTCTGATAACTCTTCGGCTTCTTTTCTTTTGTTTAGGAAATCGAGAATATAAGAAATTAAACTTGGAAATACAATAATAAAAACTGATATTTTCCAAGATGCATCTGGACTTAATCTAGAAAACCAATTTTTTGAAACTAGAGGATTTGAATCTACAAAAAACGACTGCGTATCCGAAAAATTGGCAACAACTATTGCTATTAATGAAAGAATAAAGGTTAGAATCTGTAGAGGTTTTAGCTTTCGATAGCGATAATTAATTTCATAACTTATTATTTTCCACAGGCATATCCCTTCAATTCTTAAAGTTGAAAAAAAATGTCATAAATCCTAGTAAATACCAAAATGTGGCTTTGCCTTAAGCCCAAGAATTCAGCGCTTTAATACTGTTCAAGGCATATCAACCTGACGCACCTCAAACTGCCCCCGCCCCAACTGCTCCAACAGTTCGGAGACTGACAATCCCAACCTGGCTGCTATTGCCTGTAATCCAGACCATCCAACACGTGTGACTCTCACTTTACGTCCTTGCTTGGCTTCGCCATGAATTGGTGGCCTACCCATGTGAGTCAAATTCGCCAAGCTTTTTGGATGAATTTTACGTTTCATTATTCATCACTTCTACGTTAGGTTTTATTCTAGATACCTTAAATAGAAATAAAGCTATAGTATTGCTTTATTTACTCTTTTAGTTACAGACAACTCTACAATCATAAGGGCGATCGCCCTTGCCTAAAACGTTCAAGACAAAAGCGATCGCCTCTACTAAACCTACTCAGCAGGATTCACCTTGCCAATCGTCGTTAACGTGCCGTCATCCTTGACTGTCCAGACATCATAGCTGCTGACCACATCGCCATTCTCATCAATGTCTACATTGCCGCTAGCACCTTGGTAGTCGATTTGCTCACCCTTTTGCAGACGGGCCAAACCGTCGCAGACATCTGTTACAGGCGTTCCAGACGGGCCAGCCACTTCCCGGAGTTGGCTCTTGATTCCTTCGCCCGTGTTGTTGTCTGCCGCTTCTGCTGCCAAGACTAAAAGCGCTGCTGCATCCCAAGCATGGGGGACAAAAGCACTTATGGGTTTAGCTTGTTTTTGTTGCCAGAGCTTCGTGAAAGCGGCCAAAGCTTGACCATCTGCGCTCGGAATCGTGCCGATCGCCCCTGCCAGGATATATTTACCATCCTGGGTTTTACCGACCTGTTCGGCAAAGTCCTCGGAATAGCCACCATCGGTTAGCATAATCTGCACCCCTTGGCTCAGCCCTTGTTGGTAAGCGGCTTTGAGGAACAAGCTGCCTGTCTCACCGTAGATAAATGCCGCAACAGCATCCGGTTTATTACCAAAGGCGATCGCGGCTTCTGATTCAAAAGTTGTTGCTTTGGGGTCATAGCGAGCAGGTTTGTCTTCACCAGCCACCGTGCCACCCTGCTGCTTAAAAGCTTGCGTAAACTCTCGCTCCAACCCCACGCCGTAATCATCGTTGATCACAATCGTCGAAACTCGCTGGTATTTCCGTTGCTGGGCCAATTTAGCTAGAGCCTGAGCCTGATAGGTATCGGGTGGAGCAGTCCGCGCCCAAAAGCCCTGAAAATCGCCTTTTTTAGCTCGTTCCGTAAACGTTGGGCTAGTGCTAGCGGGAGAAATTAGCATGACTCGGTTGCGGACTGCCACATCCACCGCTGCACTCGAAACGCTACTAGGGAAAGAACCCACCACCCCCGCAACTCGATCCACTTCCACCAGCTTGGCCATTGCTTCCGCACCAGCCGCAGGTTCAGTCTGGTCATCTTCCGACACCAAACTCACAGGAGCCTGATTCACTCCACCGCATTGATTCACGGTTTGCACTAATAACGAAACAGAATCCAGAAGTGGTGGCCCCACCGCAGACAGATCACCTGTGGCAGGTAGTAAGGCTCCCAGCTTCAGCCCTTTGGCATTGGCAGTATCAGTAGCAGCAGGAGATTGATTAGCACCGTCAGGATTGTTAGAGCTTTGGCAAGATGCGATCGCCAAACCAACCACACAAGCAACCGCTACCGAACCACACCTCAACTGCTTCAGCAAAGCAAATCTGTTCATAACGGGGCCATACCGGATAGGTGAAGAAGCTGACACGATGGAAGCTTTGGTATTTATGCCAGAGGCGATCGCTCCTAATGGCCCTAATCTCCTTGACGACCATAGATGTAAACCAGCTCTTTGAGGCGGTTGCTGTAGTCTTCCGTGAGTGCCTCGCCTCGGAAGCGCCAAGCCCAGTTATTTTCTGCGGTACCAGGAGCATTCATCCGAGCATCAGTCCCTAAGCTGAATACGTCCTGAATCGGAATAATCGCTTGATTCGCCACCGAACTCATCGTCAAACGAATCATGTCCCAGGCAATTCCATCAGGCCCAGTACAGCCCAAGTAGCGGTGCAGGCGATCGCGTTCATAATCTGGAGCTTGCTGATACCAACCCACAGTCGTATCGTTATCATGGGTGCCCGTATAGATGACGCTATTAGCTTCTACATTGAACGGCAGATAGGTATTCTTGGCATCACTGCCAAAGGCAAAGTGCAGGATCTTCATGCCAGGGAAGCCAAAATGGTCTCTGAGGTCCAACACAGCCTGATCGATCGAGCCTAAGTCCTCAGCGATGATGGGCAAGCTGCCCAACTGATCCCGAATCGTTTCGAACAGCTTATAGCCCGGAGCCTTAATCCACTCCCCGTTAATTGCCGTCTCTTCACCCGCAGGCACTGACCAGTAAGCTTCCAAGCCCCGGAAGTGGTCAATCCGAATCATATCTACATGGGCCAGATTTTCCCGGACTCGCTCCACCCACCAAGCAAAGTTAGTGGATTCCAGATGGCTCCAGTTGTAGAGCGGATTGCCCCAAAGCTGTCCCGTTTCCGAAAAATAATCCGGTGGTACGCCTGCAACTTCTGTCGGCTGTCCAGTTTCTGAGTCTAGTTGAAATACTTCTGGATTGCCCCAAACGTCCGAGCTATTGTGGGCGACATAAATGGGGATATCCCCAATAATCCGGATGTTTTGAGCATTACTGTAAGTTTTTAGCTCTCGCCACTGCCGGAAGAACTCGAACTGCAAGAATTTTTGGAAGTAGACTTCATCGGCTAGCTTGTCTCGCCATAGATCCAAAGCTTCTGGCTTCCGCAACCGCAGTTCTTCGGGCCATTCCACCCAGCTCCCGCCTTCCTGAGCGTCCAGCAGCGCCATAAATAAGGCGTAGTCTTCTAGCCAACTGGCTTTGCCGCGACAAAATCCTTCAAATTCTGTTTGCTGAATCGGGCTGGCTTTCTGCTTGAAATTCTCGCAAGCTTGCCGCAGCAAAGGCATCTTCCAGGCAATCACTCGATCAAAGTCAATCTTGTCTAGCGGGAAATCGGGGACATCGCGCAGATCTTCTTCGCTGAGGAAACCATTGTCTCTCAAGATGTCAGGGCTAATCAGCAACGGATTCCCTGCCATCGTGGAGAAGCTCATGTAGGGAGAGTTGCCATAACCCGTAGAGCCAAGGGGCAGTATTTGCCACAGCCGTTGTTCACTATGAGCTAGAAAATCAATAAACTGATGCGCTTCCAGCCCTAGATCACCAATGCCATAACGACCGGGTAGACTCGTTGGATGTAACAGGATACCACTGGCACGGGGAAAGGGCATAGAAGTTTGCCTCCAAAAAATACTCTGTCAGTGTAGCCACCCCTCATCTTAGTGGAATCTTCCCTTGGTAGAATCACTTCTGCCTCCCTTTTAGGAGTTGAAACCTGTGACCTACCGTAATCCAATTCCCACGGTTGACATCATTATTGAGATGAGCGATCGCCCTCATCGCCCGATTGTGCTGATTGAGCGGCTGAATGAGCCTTATGGTTGGGCCATTCCAGGGGGGTTTGTGGACTATGGGGAGCCTGTGGAGGTAGCTGCCCGACGGGAAGCCCAGGAGGAAACGGGTTTAGCGGTTGAGTTGATTGAGCAGTTTCAGGTGTATTCGGACCCTAACCGCGATCCTCGTAAACATACGCTGAGTGTGGTGTTTATTGCGGTGGCGAAGGGAGAGCCGCAGGCGGGGGATGATGCGAAGGGGATTGCGCTATTTGAGCCTTGGCGGGTGCCTGAGAATTTGTGTTTTGATCACGATCGGATTTTGCGGGATTATTGGCGGTATCGGCATTATGGGATGCGGCCTCGTTTGGGTTAGTGGGGCTTGAGAAGGGGTTGATTTGTGGGTGTTTGGGTTTTGACTAAAATCCGAGCCTTGAGAGCACCTGCCCTCAAACTCCCGCTGAGGGACGGCTGCGTCCCCCAGACCCCCTCCAGACGAGGTTGAGTGTGGGTGTTTCGATACTGGGACAAATTTACGTACTTCTTCCTTCTGGCTTCCAGCTCCTGTTTTCTCCCCTTTCATCCTTCATCCTTCATCCCTCCTCCTTCATCCCTTCCCCTCTGTCCTGCCCTTTCATCCCTCCTCCTTCCTCCTTCATCCCTTCCCCTCTCTCCTCACCCCTCTCTCCTCACTTATGAGAAAATGCCTTGGTTTCGTAATGATGGCTAAACGGATATGACGCGCAAGGTAATTCGGACAGAGCAGGCTCCCGCTCCGGTGGGGCCATATAATCAGGCGATCGCGGCGAGTGGTCAGATGGTGTTTGTGGCGGGTCAAATCGCGCTTGATCCTCAAACGGGGGCGATCGTGGGTGAGGGTGATGTGGTGCGGCAGACGGAACAGGTGATGGCGAATTTAGAGGCTATCCTGAAGGCAGCGGGGGCAACGTTTGCAGATGTGGTCAGAACTACAGTATTTCTGGCTGACATGAATGACTTTGCAGCGGTTAATGGCATCTACGCTCGCCATTTTGACGAAGCTACTGCACCAGCCCGGGCCTGTGTTCAAGTCGCTCGCCTTCCTAAGGATGTTCGAGTCGAAATTGACTGCATCGCAGTTATTTAACCTTTTTGCCCCTTATCACCTAGTTCTCTGCATTTTTCAGCCTTCATCCCTCATCCCTCATCCTTCCTCCTTGCCCCATGTCGATTGATTTCAGTAATACAAATTCTGTTTGGGCTTCGATCCTGGCAGAAACGTTGGCTCGTCTAGGTTTGAGGAGGGCGGTGGTTTGTCCAGGGTCTCGGTCTACGCCATTGGCGATCGCGTTTGCTCAGCACCCTGAGGTTGAAGCAATTCCAGTGTTGGATGAGCGATCGGCGGCGTTTTTTGCTTTAGGCTTGGCGCGGCAGTCGGGGTTGCCTGTGGTGTTGGTTTGTACGTCGGGGACGGCGGGGGCAAATTTTTATCCGGCGGTGATTGAGGCACGGCAGAGTCGGGTGCCGTTGTTGGTGCTAACGGCGGATCGGCCCCCAGAGTTGCGCGATTGCAATGCAGGGCAAGCGATCGATCAGCAAAAGTTATTTGGGAACTTTCCCAATTGGTATGCGGAGTTAGCGATCCCTGCTTTAGATGGGGGTTTGCTTCGGTATCTGCGTCAAACGATGGTTTATGCCTGGGAACGATCGCTTTGGCCTATGGCGGGTCCGGTGCATCTCAATCTGCCTTTGCGTGACCCGTTGGCTCCGATTGCTGATCCGGCGGTGGAGGGGGGGCGATCGCAGTTTGACTCGGCTCAGTTTTTTGCAGCAGTGCAGCCTATGACGGAGGTTGATACGGCTGGGGTGAGCAATATTCAGTTGCCGCTGACGACTTGGCAAGCTTGCGAACGGGGTGTGATTGTTGCTGGCCCTGCTCAACCGCGATCGCCTGTGGAGTACTGTACAGCGGTGGCACAACTGTCGGCGGCGTTGGGTTGGCCTGTGCTGACGGAAGGCTTGTCGCCGCTGAGAAACTACGCGGATCTCAATCACAATCTGATTTCTACCTACGATTTGCTGTTGCGGAATCGGCGCTTAGCAGCGAAACTCGCGCCTGAGATGGTGATCCGGATTGGAGAAATGCCGACGAGTAAAGAGTTGCGGCTCTGGCTAGAAAGGGTACAGCCGCAGCAGTGGATTGTTGATCCGAGCGATCGCAATTTAGATCCGCTGCATGGTCACACCACTCATTTACGGCTGGCGATCGAGCAGTTGGCTCCGCTGTTGCCGCCTGGATATAGTCAAACCTCTCCCCCATCCCCTCTCCTACAGGAGAGGGGTGCCATAGGCGGGGTGAGGTCTACCAATAGTTACCTCAAGGATTGGTGTAGTGCTGAGGCGCAGGTGCGGCAAAAGCTAGACCAAACGATGTCAGATACAGAAGCGTGGTTTGAGGGCAAAGTCGCTTGGTTGTTGTCCCAGCATTTGGCCCCTGGTGCGCCTTTGTTTATTGCCAACAGCATGCCTGTCCGGGATGTAGAGTTTTTCTGGAAACCAGGCAATACAGCGATCAAGCCTTACTTCAACCGGGGGGCAAACGGTATTGATGGCACGTTGTCTACCGCTTTAGGGGTGGCGCATGGTAATCAAAGCAGTGTTCTGTTGACAGGAGACTTAGCGCTGCTCCACGATACCAATGGATTTTTGCTCAGAAACAAGCTGGTAGGGCATTTGACCATTATTGTAGTCAACAACAATGGCGGTGGTATTTTCGAGATGCTGCCGATCGCTCAGTTTGAGCAGGTGTTTGAAGAATTCTTTGCGACCCCTCAAGCAGTTGACTTCGCGCCACTCTGCCAAACCTACGGGGTGGAGTATGAACTAATTCAAACCTGGCCCCAGTTAGTGGATCGTTTGAACCCCCTCCCTCAAAGCGGCATCCGAGTGCTGGAGGTGCGGACCGATCGCAAGGCAGACAGTGCTTGGCGGCGGACTCACTTAGCAAAATTTGCCTCTAATTGCCAAAATTGACAAAACTAAGCACCCCAGCTTTACTCTTGAAGGCGAACAACGGTTCTCAGGCATGGATCAATCACAAATCAGCGCGGAAACCCTAGAGCTTCTCTGCCGCATCACGGGCCAAGAGTTGCAGCAGGACAAGTTAAATCCCCTGCTAGTGTTTCTGGCGGCTTTGGTCACGGTACTCCTAGGCGTCATGCTAGTAGATCGGGCGATCGCAGATGCCGAGAAGCAAGAGTTGCAGCAGACGCTTAACTCGTTTCTGACGTTGGATGACCAAACCCGTGAGCTGGCACAACAACTGGTCACTGGAGTGCAGCGGCATCAGATTTACATCATTCCGAATGAGCTGCTCAAGCTCACAGTACTCCTTTCTAAGTCAGAAAAGGTATTGCTCATTGGCTTAGGCTACAAAATGGCCGCAGCGGATGGTGAAGTAGATCTGCGGGAGAGTATGTATTTACAGGCGATCGCCAGCCGTTTGTCGCTATCTACTTCTGAGGTGGCGGTTTTAGCGAATGGTTATTCGTCAGAACCTGACGACCTAGAAGCCTCAAACACTATTAAAGATTTTCTGCTGCCAGAACAATTTCAGCTGCCGCTCTTAGTTGATATTGCCAACCAATTTTCTACTAGCCTATCGGTATCTTCGTAGGCCTGACTGGTCAGAGTCCGTTGGTGAAATTGCTCTAAAATGGCACCACTGAGCCTAGGCCATTTCTTGATCTCAGGGTAGAACTTCAACGCCGGATAAGAGATGGCCTAATTGTTTACACTCACGCACAGACTATGCAAGTTGAATGGCAAGTTGCCAAAACCTACGAAGACATCCTGTATCACAAAGCGGATGGCATCGCCAAAATTACCATTAACCGCCCCCACAAACGCAACGCCTTTCGTCCCAAAACGGTGTTTGAGCTTTATGATGCCTTTGCCAATGCCCGTGAAGATAGCCGGATTGGAGTCGTTCTCTTCACTGGGGCAGGACCGCATACAGATGGTAAATATGCCTTCTGCGCCGGGGGTGACCAAAGTGTGCGGGGTCAAGGCGGTTACGTAGATGATGAAGGGGTACCGCGACTCAACGTCCTCGACTTGCAACGTTTGATTCGCTCCATGCCCAAGGTAGTGATTGCTTTGGTAGCAGGTTACGCGATCGGTGGTGGGCATGTTCTCCACATTCTTTGCGATTTAACGATCGCCGCAGATAATGCCATTTTTGGGCAGACGGGGCCGAAGGTAGGCAGCTTCGATGGTGGGTTTGGAGCCAGCTACTTAGCTCGGTTAGTAGGACAAAAAAAAGCCCGCGAAATTTGGTATCTCTGCCGTCAGTACGACGCGGCCCAAGCGCTAGAAATGGGTTTGGTGAATTGTGTGGTGCCTGTGGAACAGTTAGAAGCGGAGGGCATCCAATGGGCACAGGAAATTCTAGAGAAAAGTCCGATCGCGATTCGCTGCCTCAAATCGGCTTTTAATGCAGACTGTGACGGCCAAGCAGGCTTACAAGAATTAGCTGGGAATGCGACTTTGCTCTACTACATGACGGAAGAAGGAGCTGAAGGAAAAGAAGCGTTCTTAGAAAAGCGTCAACCTAACTTCCGCCAATACCCCTGGTTACCTTAAGCTGCATTGCCTCAATTCTAAAATTTAAGGACTTAAAAACCGCGCTTTCTGTACAGGAGCGCGGTTTTTAATTTTTATTTGACTGGAATCGAATGCTTGAGTGCAATTGCCAATTTGAATCGTCACGCTATGGCAAATTTGAGCTTAAGTTTCTTATGTCGCTGTTGTAGCCGCTTCATTCAAGCTTCAATCACAAATTAACCAATAAGGATTGCTTGAAATCCAAATTTAATCTGAAAACGAGATTGGTTCAGTATTTTTACGGGTCAAGTATTGAACAGAAAATGAATCATTTGGTTAGCGATCGCACCGCCAAATCATCTTTTCTTTCAGAAAAATTAATTGGAGAACAATCCAATGAGATCACATCTCCTAGGATTAACGTACTTTCTGACCAATTCATAATCTCTTCAGAATTCTCCCAAGAGGGCGCAAACGGGGGGATCGCCAAGGAACAAGCCTTCCAAGCGCCTCGAACAGGTACATTTAGCTGCTGACAAGAGCCGCCGCGTCGCCCTTCGGGGGTGTAGTACCGACAGTGGCGACATGCTGATGTTTCGAGGTTTATGGTTCTCATAGAAGGATTTTTTAGGGAGGTAACCTGTTGTCTTTAATTTTTAAGCCAGAGTTTTTTTGAGGGCGTTGATTCGGACACCTGCGATCGCTTTTCCATCTGGTTTTCAGCGATCCATGATAAAAAACGCCTTTTAGATTATCTTTATAATCTTGTTAAAACCAGATAAATTTACAGCTTTTTGGCCCTGAACAA
Encoded proteins:
- a CDS encoding DUF1653 domain-containing protein — its product is MSNVKLGRYEHFKGKTYEVMGVGKHSETEEELVIYRRVGDDQLWLRPVSMFQEHVQHEGRSVPRFEYVENRMQGRFEREN
- a CDS encoding ABC transporter substrate-binding protein; this translates as MNRFALLKQLRCGSVAVACVVGLAIASCQSSNNPDGANQSPAATDTANAKGLKLGALLPATGDLSAVGPPLLDSVSLLVQTVNQCGGVNQAPVSLVSEDDQTEPAAGAEAMAKLVEVDRVAGVVGSFPSSVSSAAVDVAVRNRVMLISPASTSPTFTERAKKGDFQGFWARTAPPDTYQAQALAKLAQQRKYQRVSTIVINDDYGVGLEREFTQAFKQQGGTVAGEDKPARYDPKATTFESEAAIAFGNKPDAVAAFIYGETGSLFLKAAYQQGLSQGVQIMLTDGGYSEDFAEQVGKTQDGKYILAGAIGTIPSADGQALAAFTKLWQQKQAKPISAFVPHAWDAAALLVLAAEAADNNTGEGIKSQLREVAGPSGTPVTDVCDGLARLQKGEQIDYQGASGNVDIDENGDVVSSYDVWTVKDDGTLTTIGKVNPAE
- the malQ gene encoding 4-alpha-glucanotransferase, whose protein sequence is MPFPRASGILLHPTSLPGRYGIGDLGLEAHQFIDFLAHSEQRLWQILPLGSTGYGNSPYMSFSTMAGNPLLISPDILRDNGFLSEEDLRDVPDFPLDKIDFDRVIAWKMPLLRQACENFKQKASPIQQTEFEGFCRGKASWLEDYALFMALLDAQEGGSWVEWPEELRLRKPEALDLWRDKLADEVYFQKFLQFEFFRQWRELKTYSNAQNIRIIGDIPIYVAHNSSDVWGNPEVFQLDSETGQPTEVAGVPPDYFSETGQLWGNPLYNWSHLESTNFAWWVERVRENLAHVDMIRIDHFRGLEAYWSVPAGEETAINGEWIKAPGYKLFETIRDQLGSLPIIAEDLGSIDQAVLDLRDHFGFPGMKILHFAFGSDAKNTYLPFNVEANSVIYTGTHDNDTTVGWYQQAPDYERDRLHRYLGCTGPDGIAWDMIRLTMSSVANQAIIPIQDVFSLGTDARMNAPGTAENNWAWRFRGEALTEDYSNRLKELVYIYGRQGD
- a CDS encoding NUDIX hydrolase, yielding MTYRNPIPTVDIIIEMSDRPHRPIVLIERLNEPYGWAIPGGFVDYGEPVEVAARREAQEETGLAVELIEQFQVYSDPNRDPRKHTLSVVFIAVAKGEPQAGDDAKGIALFEPWRVPENLCFDHDRILRDYWRYRHYGMRPRLG
- a CDS encoding RidA family protein, with product MTRKVIRTEQAPAPVGPYNQAIAASGQMVFVAGQIALDPQTGAIVGEGDVVRQTEQVMANLEAILKAAGATFADVVRTTVFLADMNDFAAVNGIYARHFDEATAPARACVQVARLPKDVRVEIDCIAVI
- the menD gene encoding 2-succinyl-5-enolpyruvyl-6-hydroxy-3-cyclohexene-1-carboxylic-acid synthase, producing MSIDFSNTNSVWASILAETLARLGLRRAVVCPGSRSTPLAIAFAQHPEVEAIPVLDERSAAFFALGLARQSGLPVVLVCTSGTAGANFYPAVIEARQSRVPLLVLTADRPPELRDCNAGQAIDQQKLFGNFPNWYAELAIPALDGGLLRYLRQTMVYAWERSLWPMAGPVHLNLPLRDPLAPIADPAVEGGRSQFDSAQFFAAVQPMTEVDTAGVSNIQLPLTTWQACERGVIVAGPAQPRSPVEYCTAVAQLSAALGWPVLTEGLSPLRNYADLNHNLISTYDLLLRNRRLAAKLAPEMVIRIGEMPTSKELRLWLERVQPQQWIVDPSDRNLDPLHGHTTHLRLAIEQLAPLLPPGYSQTSPPSPLLQERGAIGGVRSTNSYLKDWCSAEAQVRQKLDQTMSDTEAWFEGKVAWLLSQHLAPGAPLFIANSMPVRDVEFFWKPGNTAIKPYFNRGANGIDGTLSTALGVAHGNQSSVLLTGDLALLHDTNGFLLRNKLVGHLTIIVVNNNGGGIFEMLPIAQFEQVFEEFFATPQAVDFAPLCQTYGVEYELIQTWPQLVDRLNPLPQSGIRVLEVRTDRKADSAWRRTHLAKFASNCQN
- a CDS encoding TerB family tellurite resistance protein, yielding MDQSQISAETLELLCRITGQELQQDKLNPLLVFLAALVTVLLGVMLVDRAIADAEKQELQQTLNSFLTLDDQTRELAQQLVTGVQRHQIYIIPNELLKLTVLLSKSEKVLLIGLGYKMAAADGEVDLRESMYLQAIASRLSLSTSEVAVLANGYSSEPDDLEASNTIKDFLLPEQFQLPLLVDIANQFSTSLSVSS
- the menB gene encoding 1,4-dihydroxy-2-naphthoyl-CoA synthase, with the translated sequence MQVEWQVAKTYEDILYHKADGIAKITINRPHKRNAFRPKTVFELYDAFANAREDSRIGVVLFTGAGPHTDGKYAFCAGGDQSVRGQGGYVDDEGVPRLNVLDLQRLIRSMPKVVIALVAGYAIGGGHVLHILCDLTIAADNAIFGQTGPKVGSFDGGFGASYLARLVGQKKAREIWYLCRQYDAAQALEMGLVNCVVPVEQLEAEGIQWAQEILEKSPIAIRCLKSAFNADCDGQAGLQELAGNATLLYYMTEEGAEGKEAFLEKRQPNFRQYPWLP